A window of Roseiflexus castenholzii DSM 13941 genomic DNA:
ATCGGGTGGCGGTGGAGAAGAATCTATAACGACGTTTTTTGGTTAAGACCGGCTTTGGTGCATGAATGATTGACAAAGAGCGTGTGACCGTGTGCCTCACGACAGTTGCGGGTGCTGACGCCCGAGGAACGAACGGCGCTGGAGAAGCTGTCCCGCTCACGGACCGAGGAGACCTGGCTCGTTGAATGGGCCACACTCATTCTGGACTCGCTGACGGCGAAGGTCCAGCCATATCGCGCGCCGTCTCGGCTGCACGCGGACGACCGTGTACACGTGGCTGACGCGCTTCAACGCCGATGGGCTCGATAGCTTGACGGACTAGCCGCGCTCCGGTCGGCCGGCGACGTACCCGCCCGATGTCGTCGCGGAGGTGATTGCGACGGCACTGACCAAGCCGGAGGCGCTGGACCTGCCGTTTGGCAGCCGGACGCTCGATCGGCTGAAGACGTATCTGCACGAGCACAAAGGCATTGGCACGAAGCGCTCGCGTATCGATGAGATCCTCGTCGCTGAGGGATTACGCTGGCGGCAGCAGGAGACCTGGTTCGGCGAGCGGGTCGATCCCGACTTCGCCGAAAAAAGGGGCGCATCGCCACGCTCTACACCGCCCCGCCCGAAGAAAGTGCGGTAGTCTGTCTCGACCAGATGGGGCCAGAGAGTGCCAAGAGCCATCGCGGGAAGGCACTGGTGCGGCCGCATGCCAGGAGTCCGCAGACGGACGCTGCGTGCCAGCGGAGCGGGCGACCCAGGAAGCCGACTATGGATGGCGCGGCAAAGGCGACGTCTTTGGCGCCTTCCGCCCGGCCGCCGGGGATGCCGACACCCGTCCCTATGACGGCCGGACGATTGTCAACTGGGTGGACTTCTTGACGCGTGTAAACGCATGGGTTGGCGCTGAGTTCGAGCATGTCTATACGATTATGGACAATCTCAACATGCATCGTGCCACCGATGTGTTGCTCTTCGTCAAGTGTTCGGTGACTTGGTGGATGCACCGGTTAGCCTGTATATCCGTGAAAGGTGAGCAGTAGATGACAAAGCATCCCGTCGTTTGGTTTTATGTCCTGGCTTTTGTAATTTCGTGGTTCGGTTGGCTCCCCATAGTGGCCGGTTCCCGCGGTGTTTCGCCGTTCAATAGCCCGGTCTTCCAGTTTCTGCTCATCCTTCCTGCCATAGGTCCTGCATTGGCGGCAATCATTGTGACTGCCGCAAGCGACGGAAAAGCAGGTGTCAATCTGTTGCTCAAACCACTTTTGCAGTGGCAGGTGGGTGCAATCTGGTTGATTCTTGCCATTATCACGCCCGCCCTACTTCTTGTTGTGGGGAAAATAGTGACGAATACGCTGGACCTGGCAGTAACACTAGCACCACAGGGTAACAATATAGTTGCAGTTGCTTTTTCGGCTCTTGTGCTATCGTTGTTTGCCAATCCGTGGGAAGAAGTTGGGTGGCGTGGGTTTGCCTTGTCGCGATTGCAGAAAAATCACAATGCACTGGTGGCTACGTTGGTGGTCGGTGTTTTGTGGGGGCTGTGGCATCTGCCGATCTTTTTCTGGATTGGCAATCCAATGGCTGAGCACCCTTTTCTTGCATGGTTCATTGGAACGGTTGCGGTCTCCTTCGTCTATACTTGGCTTTATAACAGTACCAAAGGCAGCTTATTGGTTGTGGCGCTCTTTCACATTTTTGGGAACACATTTGGGGTCATCATATCGGGTGTATTCGTCATCGCACTGGCGATTGTGTATTCTGTGGTCGCAGTTTTGCTTGTTACGGTTTATGGTAAAGATCATATTGCGCGCTATGAAAGAGTTTATGCGGGCTAACACGCGCATCCACCTGACGGCTTCACCTCGCTACGCTCGCTCTGCGTGCGGCTGAAGCGGCAGGCCGTTGGGCACACCCGTGTAAAACAGTAAAGCAATTTAAAATCAATGAACAATCAGTTATATAACCTCCGTAAGAGTCTCGCAGACTTTCAGGATTTCAATGTTTGGAGAGTTTTTTTGAACAGATTTTAGTCAAGCCGTTTCTCCTACAAGATTCTGATTTTCCAAATGAAAGTCTTGAAAGAGATGGAAGAGAACCTCGCAATCGCTTGACGCAGATCTGTTCCTCACCGCTTCCCCTCACCCATGGTACAATACTCGTCACAGTCGGCACAAGACATATGACGGTGCGCCGGCACCACTTGCGGATTGATCTGTATGCTCATGTCTCCATTCTGGATGCGATAGAAAGGCGACTCTCGTGACCGATACCCTCTACGATGTGGTGGTTGTAGGTGGTGGTCCTGGCGGCTATGTGGCTGCCATCCGCGCCGCGCAACTCGGCTTGAAAACCGCCGTTGTCGAGCGTCAGGCGATGGGAGGCGTCTGCCTCAATGTCGGGTGCATCCCGACCAAGGCGCTGCTCCACACCGCCGATCTGCTCGAGGAACTGCGTGAAGCGAAACGCTTCGGCGTCGTTGTCGAAGGCGTGTCGCTCGATTGGGAGGCGACGCTGCGCCAGAAGGATACGGTGGTCAAGACGATGACCAGCGGCGTTTCTTTCCTGATGAAGAAAAATAAGGTCGATGTGATCAATGGCTTTGCCCGTCTCGCCGGGCGCGGGCAGGTCGCCATCAGCACGCCTGAGGGTCAGCATCGCACGGTGACGGCAAAGAATATCATCGTCGCCGTGGGCGCGCGTCCCCGTGAGATCCCGGCAATCGGCGCGGTGTTCGACAATGACCGGATTCTCTCCTCAACCGGTGGGCTGAGTATTCCCAGCGTTCCAAAGTCGCTCCTGGTCGTCGGCGCAGGTGCGATTGGCGTTGAGTTCGCGTCGATGTACCGCTCGTTCGGCGCAGAGGTGACGCTGGTCGAAATGCTGCCGCGCGTCGTGCCGCTCGAAGATGAGGAGGTCAGCGCCGAACTCGCGCGCGCGCTCAACCGCCGTGGCATTAAAGTCTTCGCCGGTTCAAAACTCAATCATCTCGAAAAGATTGATGGCGGCGTGATTGCGCGCCTGGTCGATGCGCAGGGCGCCGAGCACGCGCTGACCTTCGAGCGCGCACTGGTGGGGGTCGGTATTGTGCCCAATACCGGCGACATCGGGCTGGAAGAGGTGGGCGTCGCTCTGGATCAGCGCGGGTTCATTAAGGTGGATGATTATATGCGCACGAATGTCGAAGGAATCTATGCCATCGGCGATTGCGCTGTTACGACCCCGTGGCTGGCGCACAAGGCATCCGCCGAGGGCATCATCGCTGCTGAAACGATCGCCGGGCATCATACGCAGCCGCTCGACTACGGTAAGATTCCGTCATGCACCTACTGCAACCCGGAGATCGCCAGCGTTGGGTTGACCGAAGCGAAAGCGCGCGAACAGGGATACGACGTGAAGATCGGCAAGTTTGCGTTCACCGGCAACGGCAAGGCGACGATCCTGGGTCAGCGGCAGGGGTTTGTCAAGATCGTCGCCGACAAACAGTACGATGAGGTGCTCGGCGTTCATATGATCGGTCCGCGCGTCACCGAACTGATCGCCGAGGGCGGGTTGGCGCTGTCGCACGAAGCGACCGCCGAGTCGATCATGCGCACCGTCCACGCCCATCCGACCCTCTACGAAGCGATTGTCGAAGCGGCGCACGCGGCGGCTGAGGGTGCAGCAATCCATATGTAGGGCGAGGGGAGATGCGGTATGCCGATCATGATCAACCTGACATCCGCCGAACACGGTGGCACGTCACGCTCATGCGGCACGCACAGCGATTGTGGCATTGATTGTGATTGCGGGTGCCCGTACACCGGCATGGAAGAAAAGGGCAGAGTCGAGTTAATCGCCGATGTTGAGCGCCGCTATCCGAACGAATGGCTGGTCTTCGTCATTCCTCCCAGCGAAGACGACTTCGCCCCCGAACATGGGATGCTGGTGGCACACAGCACCGATGATGCCGAGGTGTTCGAGGCGATCACCCGCATCACGCATAACCAGGTGGTGCATGTATATTTCAACGGAACGATGGAATCGTACCAGCAATGGATGGATACAGAGATGGCGTCGTAGGGGCGCGCCTCAGGCGCGCCCGGCGGGATGGCGGGATCGCACCCGGCGGGATGGCGGGATCGCACCCGGCGGGATGGCGGGATCGCACCCGGCGGGATGGCGGGATCGCACCCGGCGGGATGGCGGGATCATACCCGGCGGCGCGCCCAATGGCGTAATGGCGTAGGGGCGCGCCTCAGGCGCGCCCGGCGGGATGGCGGGATCGCGCCCGGCGGGATGGTGGGATCGCGCCCGGCGGGATGGCGGGATCATACCCGGCGGCGCGCCCAATGGCGTAATGGCGTAGGGGCGCGCCTCAGGCGCGCCCGGCGGGATGGCGGGATCGCGCCCGGCGGGATGGCGGGATCGCGCCCGGCGGGATGGCGGGATCACACCCGGCGGCGCGCCCAATGGCGTAATGGCGTAGGGGCGCGCCTCAGGCGCGCCCGGCGGGATGGCGGGATCATACCCGGCGGCGCGCCCGACGGGATGGCGGGATCGCACCCGACGGGATGGCGGGATCACACCCGGCGGCGCGCCCAATGGCGTAATGGCGTAGGGGCGCGCCTCAGGCGCGCCCGGCGGGATGGCGGGATCGCGCCCGACGGGATGGCGGGATCGCGCCCGGCGGGATGGCGGGATC
This region includes:
- a CDS encoding type II CAAX endopeptidase family protein codes for the protein MTKHPVVWFYVLAFVISWFGWLPIVAGSRGVSPFNSPVFQFLLILPAIGPALAAIIVTAASDGKAGVNLLLKPLLQWQVGAIWLILAIITPALLLVVGKIVTNTLDLAVTLAPQGNNIVAVAFSALVLSLFANPWEEVGWRGFALSRLQKNHNALVATLVVGVLWGLWHLPIFFWIGNPMAEHPFLAWFIGTVAVSFVYTWLYNSTKGSLLVVALFHIFGNTFGVIISGVFVIALAIVYSVVAVLLVTVYGKDHIARYERVYAG
- a CDS encoding helix-turn-helix domain-containing protein, whose product is MARRLGCTRTTVYTWLTRFNADGLDSLTD
- the lpdA gene encoding dihydrolipoyl dehydrogenase, which translates into the protein MTDTLYDVVVVGGGPGGYVAAIRAAQLGLKTAVVERQAMGGVCLNVGCIPTKALLHTADLLEELREAKRFGVVVEGVSLDWEATLRQKDTVVKTMTSGVSFLMKKNKVDVINGFARLAGRGQVAISTPEGQHRTVTAKNIIVAVGARPREIPAIGAVFDNDRILSSTGGLSIPSVPKSLLVVGAGAIGVEFASMYRSFGAEVTLVEMLPRVVPLEDEEVSAELARALNRRGIKVFAGSKLNHLEKIDGGVIARLVDAQGAEHALTFERALVGVGIVPNTGDIGLEEVGVALDQRGFIKVDDYMRTNVEGIYAIGDCAVTTPWLAHKASAEGIIAAETIAGHHTQPLDYGKIPSCTYCNPEIASVGLTEAKAREQGYDVKIGKFAFTGNGKATILGQRQGFVKIVADKQYDEVLGVHMIGPRVTELIAEGGLALSHEATAESIMRTVHAHPTLYEAIVEAAHAAAEGAAIHM